The following proteins come from a genomic window of Lolium rigidum isolate FL_2022 chromosome 5, APGP_CSIRO_Lrig_0.1, whole genome shotgun sequence:
- the LOC124658225 gene encoding uncharacterized protein LOC124658225, translating to MSLRRLLPLSAAVSGNLRRSLSTATSSHPPWAILDYSSLVDRSSSAPGACFRPVAPPGISSISAPAHLLGSRERPAPYSNIVQLLGGDVRAASGDGHLLLNYLDGQAEAPCTSWDLSEDMEIHRFVCNPVSGQMLRLPDIAGSRSILLQNHMGLLTQADGGSGRGPPGRFAVAELVFDGRALERFLSDEGEWKTVLNSVPSRSLLPRRMQVNHETVAFGGRLWWVDLTLGVVSVDPFGDPPEICGIQLPSGSVLPARVSPAEGGDFSKAEENVKFMLEVAKYRRVGVSQGRLRYDEITPGGPFLLSSFALDDEASAWKLEQQVELRLVLADGGYQLQHNSPTPQIAVLDPLNAGAVHLKVGEHVVVVDMHNEKVIGASPLQDDYFSLVPCVLPPWLGASRIPTTGKKGDMEAPDDLVICL from the exons ATGTCACTCCGCCGCCTCCTACCCCTCTCCGCCGCCGTCTCCGGCAACCTCCGCCGCTccctctccaccgccacctcctcgcACCCACCATGGGCCATCCTTGACTATTCCTCGCTGGTCGACAGATCGTCGTCGGCTCCGGGCGCGTGCTTCCGCCCCGTCGCGCCTCCGGGCATCTCGAGCATCTCCGCCCCGGCGCACCTCCTCGGCTCCAGGGAACGCCCCGCCCCCTACAGCAACATCGTACAACTCCTCGGCGGCGACGTTCGCGCGGCCAGCGGCGACGGCCACCTCCTCCTCAACTACTTGGATGGCCAGGCGGAGGCACCCTGCACCTCCTGGGATCTATCCGAGGACATGGAAATCCATCGCTTCGTCTGCAACCCTGTCAGCGGCCAGATGCTCCGCCTGCCGGACATCGCTGGCTCGAGGAGTATCCTTCTGCAGAACCACATGGGCCTCCTCACCCAGGCCGATGGCGGGAGCGGGCGCGGGCCGCCTGGCAGGTTCGCCGTGGCCGAGCTCGTCTTCGATGGCCGCGCTCTCGAGCGCTTTCTCTCGGATGAAGGGGAGTGGAAGACGGTGTTGAACAGCGTACCAAGCCGGTCGCTTCTCCCGCGCAGGATGCAGGTGAACCACGAGACGGTTGCCTTCGGCGGCCGCCTGTGGTGGGTCGACTTGACCTTgggcgtcgtctccgtcgacccgTTCGGCGACCCGCCGGAGATCTGCGGCATCCAGCTTCCCAGCGGCAGCGTGCTGCCTGCACGCGTCTCGCCTGCGGAGGGTGGAGATTTCAGCAAGGCCGAGGAAAATGTCAAGTTCATGCTGGAGGTGGCCAAGTACCGCCGCGTTGGGGTCAGTCAGGGGAGGCTGCGGTATGATGAGATCACTCCGGGCGGCCCATTTCTGCTCAGCTCCTTCGCGCTCGATGACGAGGCCAGCGCCTGGAAGCTGGAGCAGCAGGTGGAGCTCAGGCTGGTCTTGGCGGATGGAGGCTACCAGCTGCAGCACAACTCGCCGACGCCACAGATCGCCGTCCTCGACCCGCTCAACGCCGGCGCCGTCCATCTCAAGGTCGGCGAgcacgtcgtcgtcgtggacatGCACAATGAGAAGGTGATTGGGGCCTCTCCGCTTCAAGACGACTACTTTTCTCTGGTACCATGTGTGCTTCCACCGTGGCTCGGAGCTAGCCGGATCCCAACAACAG GCAAGAAGGGTGACATGGAAGCGCCAGATGATCTGGTTATTTGCCTCTAG